A portion of the Corynebacterium occultum genome contains these proteins:
- a CDS encoding WhiB family transcriptional regulator, which yields MSQPHLLPGPNADFWDWQLHGSCRGKESDVFYHPDGERGRARAQRENRAKAICNACPVLASCREHALKVAEPYGIWGGLSESERQLVLRNNKRPKVKKVQKVNA from the coding sequence ATGTCACAGCCCCACCTGCTTCCGGGACCGAACGCAGATTTCTGGGATTGGCAGCTCCACGGCTCCTGCCGCGGAAAAGAGTCTGATGTGTTCTACCACCCGGACGGCGAGCGAGGTCGTGCCCGCGCCCAGCGTGAGAACCGCGCCAAGGCCATCTGCAACGCCTGCCCCGTGTTGGCCTCCTGCCGGGAACACGCCCTCAAGGTCGCGGAGCCCTATGGCATCTGGGGCGGTCTGAGTGAATCGGAGCGTCAGCTGGTGCTGCGCAACAATAAACGCCCCAAGGTCAAGAAGGTACAGAAGGTCAACGCCTGA
- a CDS encoding sigma-70 family RNA polymerase sigma factor, with the protein MTDSESELAELVPSAVRGDRRALQRIIEIIHPQVLRYARARVSGGRTPTPEDIAQEICLAVATSIGRYKEQGRPFMAFVYGIAFNKVADAHRSMARDKTNPTDEVPESVNEVDTPEEYALIADGSNRVRVLLDSLSDKARDIVILRVFVGLSADETAAVVGSTPGAVRVAQHRALASLRKALEKEDTQ; encoded by the coding sequence GTGACCGATTCCGAGAGTGAATTGGCCGAATTGGTGCCTTCGGCCGTCCGGGGTGACCGTCGGGCGCTGCAGCGGATCATTGAGATCATCCACCCACAGGTGCTGCGCTATGCACGTGCCCGGGTCAGTGGGGGCAGGACCCCCACCCCGGAGGACATCGCCCAGGAGATCTGTCTGGCGGTGGCCACCTCCATCGGCCGTTATAAGGAACAGGGTCGTCCCTTCATGGCCTTCGTCTACGGCATCGCCTTCAACAAGGTCGCGGATGCTCATCGGAGCATGGCCCGGGACAAGACGAATCCCACCGATGAGGTTCCGGAATCGGTGAATGAGGTTGACACCCCCGAAGAGTATGCGCTCATCGCCGATGGAAGTAACAGAGTGCGCGTCCTGCTCGATTCATTAAGTGACAAGGCCCGCGACATTGTGATTCTGAGAGTGTTCGTTGGTCTCTCGGCTGATGAGACGGCCGCTGTCGTGGGGAGTACCCCGGGTGCGGTGCGTGTGGCACAGCATCGTGCATTGGCGAGTCTGCGTAAGGCTTTGGAGAAAGAGGACACACAGTGA
- a CDS encoding DUF5319 domain-containing protein, whose protein sequence is MNFDAQMPRDPFADDPNDPASFLDADEPMPPLTEEEREGIIQDLSLVKRFKEILSPRGIRGIFFLCEDCAVNHYYDWEILAANMRATLADELSPVHEPGAEPEVTAYVPWDYCLGYLDGMEQR, encoded by the coding sequence GTGAACTTCGATGCTCAAATGCCCCGCGACCCTTTCGCCGACGACCCGAATGATCCTGCATCATTCCTGGACGCCGATGAACCGATGCCGCCGCTGACGGAGGAAGAGCGCGAAGGAATTATCCAGGACCTCTCCCTCGTCAAGCGTTTCAAGGAGATTCTCAGCCCCCGTGGGATCCGGGGAATCTTCTTCCTCTGTGAGGACTGCGCAGTCAACCACTACTACGACTGGGAGATCCTGGCGGCGAATATGCGCGCCACCCTCGCCGATGAACTCAGCCCCGTGCATGAGCCCGGGGCTGAGCCGGAGGTTACGGCGTATGTCCCCTGGGACTACTGCCTCGGTTACCTCGACGGTATGGAACAGCGTTAA
- the guaB gene encoding IMP dehydrogenase, which produces MTDQRVSTGGDDPNKVALVGLTFDDVLLLPDESNIVPSEVETSTRFTRNLTLGIPVASAAMDTVTEARMAIAMARQGGVGVLHRNLSAEEQAEQVEIVKRSESGMVTDPVTCSPDMSIGEVDALCARFRISGLPVVDTDGKLLGICTNRDMRFERDMNRRVAEVMTPMPLVVAEEGVTKEQALELLSANKVEKLPIVDKQGKLVGLITVKDFVKIEQHPNASKDSSGRLLVAAGIGTGQDSWERAGLLVEAGVDVLVVDSAHAHNNRVLEMVAQVKKEFTGVEIIGGNLATRHAAQAMIDAGADAIKVGIGPGSICTTRVVAGVGAPQITAIMEAAVPARKAGIPIIADGGMQFSGDIAKALAAGASSVMLGSMLAGTTESPGDIVVENGQQFKRYRGMGSMGAMQGRGLSGEKRSYSKDRYFQADVRSEDKLVPEGIEGRVPFRGSIEAITHQLVGGLRAAMGYTGSTTIEDLQRARFVQITSAGLKESHPHHIQQTVEAPNYH; this is translated from the coding sequence ATGACCGATCAGCGAGTGTCCACCGGTGGCGATGATCCGAACAAGGTGGCCCTGGTTGGCCTGACCTTCGACGATGTGCTGCTGCTGCCGGACGAGTCGAATATCGTCCCCAGCGAGGTGGAGACCAGCACCCGGTTCACCCGGAACCTCACCCTCGGTATCCCGGTGGCATCCGCCGCCATGGACACCGTCACCGAAGCCCGCATGGCGATCGCCATGGCACGTCAGGGTGGCGTCGGTGTGCTGCACCGCAACCTCTCCGCTGAGGAGCAGGCCGAGCAGGTCGAGATCGTCAAGCGTTCCGAGTCCGGCATGGTCACCGATCCGGTCACCTGCAGCCCCGACATGTCCATCGGTGAGGTGGATGCACTGTGCGCCCGTTTCCGTATCTCCGGCCTGCCGGTCGTCGACACGGACGGCAAGCTGCTGGGTATCTGCACCAACCGTGACATGCGCTTCGAGCGTGACATGAACCGCCGGGTTGCCGAGGTCATGACCCCCATGCCCCTGGTCGTCGCCGAAGAGGGTGTGACCAAGGAGCAGGCTCTGGAGCTGCTTTCCGCCAACAAGGTGGAGAAGCTGCCGATCGTCGACAAGCAGGGCAAGCTCGTCGGCCTGATCACCGTCAAGGACTTCGTCAAGATCGAGCAGCACCCCAACGCTTCCAAGGACAGCTCCGGCCGTCTCCTGGTGGCCGCCGGCATCGGCACCGGCCAGGATTCCTGGGAGCGGGCCGGTCTGCTGGTTGAGGCCGGTGTCGACGTCCTCGTTGTCGACTCCGCCCACGCCCACAACAACCGCGTGCTCGAGATGGTCGCCCAGGTGAAGAAGGAATTCACCGGTGTCGAGATCATCGGCGGTAACCTGGCCACCCGCCATGCCGCCCAGGCCATGATCGACGCCGGAGCGGACGCCATCAAGGTCGGTATCGGCCCGGGCTCCATCTGCACCACCCGCGTGGTCGCCGGTGTCGGCGCCCCGCAGATCACCGCCATCATGGAGGCCGCCGTGCCCGCCCGCAAGGCCGGCATCCCGATCATCGCCGATGGTGGCATGCAGTTCTCCGGTGACATCGCCAAGGCACTGGCCGCCGGTGCCTCCTCCGTGATGCTCGGCTCCATGCTGGCCGGCACCACCGAGTCTCCCGGTGACATCGTCGTGGAGAACGGCCAGCAGTTCAAGCGTTACCGTGGCATGGGTTCCATGGGCGCCATGCAGGGCCGTGGCCTCAGTGGCGAGAAGCGTTCCTACTCCAAGGACCGCTACTTCCAGGCTGATGTCCGCAGCGAGGACAAGCTGGTGCCGGAAGGCATCGAAGGCCGCGTGCCCTTCCGAGGCAGCATCGAAGCCATCACCCACCAGCTGGTCGGTGGCCTGCGTGCCGCCATGGGATACACCGGTTCCACCACCATTGAGGATCTGCAGCGGGCCCGCTTCGTGCAGATCACCAGTGCAGGTCTGAAGGAATCCCACCCGCACCACATTCAGCAGACCGTCGAGGCCCCGAACTACCACTAG